One Eptesicus fuscus isolate TK198812 chromosome 13, DD_ASM_mEF_20220401, whole genome shotgun sequence genomic window, GGGAGGCAGCCTGGAGAGCCCGTCCACGAGGAAAGGAGGGCTCATGACCCGGACTAGGTGGCTCAGGGGAAGATGGATTCTGGGGTGAAGAGGTCAGGCCCGGGCTGCggcaggtggtgggaggaggcCGGAGCCTCTGCAAACCtgggtggaagaggaggaggaaggagacctGGCCGGCCTGAGGCGCTGTGAGGAGGCCGCCCGGCTCCGCGCTGAGGGCCAAGGTGGACAGCGGGCTCCGGAGGCCGTGGCAGCATCGCCCTCAGCTGGAAGGGACGAGAGAGGAGACGGCCAGGGGCTGTGCgtggggagggcagagctggcAGAGCGGACCGCCGGGCACCGCTGCACCGCGGCAGCAGCACGCCAGACAGCTTCCCACGAGAAATGCTCCACGTGGCTGGGCGTCCcgggagctgcctccagccttgGCTCTGCCGTCACTGGCGTGCTTACCGAAGTCTGGGTGGTGCTAGGCGAGGCCCAAAGTGGAGGGTGGTCCCGCTCAAGCCCCTTGCGTGTGTCTGCTGCTGAGCGGGGACCCCGGCTCGGCGGGCCGGATAgtgccttccttcctcctgcaGATGTCCGTCAGTGCCCACCGGGTGCCGCCTGGTGAACAGGATGCCAAGGTGAATAGGAAtcggcccagtggttgagcatcaacctatgaacctggaggtcccggttcgattcctggtcagggtacatgcccaggttgcaggctcaatccccagtggggggcgtgcaggaggcagcagagctatgattctctctcatcactgatgtttctctccctctccccctccctcccctctcccctccccctccctttccctctccccctccctcccctttccccctccccctccctttccccctccctttcccccttcctctccctctccctcccctctcttcgcTCCCTCtcgctttccctctctctctctttcccttcctctctgaaatcattaaaaacatatattttttaaaaagatgcagttCCTCAGAGCCTCTGGTGGGACCCAAGCACAGACAAACAGCAGCCCAGCATTGAAATGCTGTGACAAGAGCAATAATAACGATAAGAAGAGCAGCTaacccctggccagtgtggctcagtggacagagtgccggcctgtgaaccaaagggtcccaggttctattccggtcaagggcatgtaccttggttgcaggctcctccctggcctgggccctggtcggggctcatgcaggaggcaaccaatcagtgtgtttctctcacgtggatgtttctctctactaaaaatcaatagaaaaaatatccttgggtgaggattaaaaataacaataaaagaaaaaacagaatagCAGCCTTCGTGGAGAACTGACATACCGGCGCTGCAGCGAGCTTCCTGCTAGTGAGTGAGGGAACCTCCCAGCAGCCGGGGGCCGCTCTGCTACTGTCCCCACTGACAGGCGAGGACACGGGCGCTGGGGGCTGGCCACGCTGCGGAGGCCGCTCGGGCACTGGAGCCGGTCTGCCCTGTGCCATGCGGACTCCGTCCTgtgaggcggggcggggctcaGTGTGGGCACAGGCAGTGGGGAGGCCGTCACCGAGGACGCCTGCTTAGCTGTCACCTGCAGGGTGCGTGGGAGGCCCCAGGCGCGGAGGTGAGCTCGCTCCCAGCTGGAAGCAGTCACGGGTGAAGGTGTGAGGGGAGCGTGAAGGAAGGCGGTGTTTCCAGGCAAAGCCGAAGCCGGCCTGGCCTGGAGGAAGCAGGGGCGTGCCGTGCGCAGCACCTGGACGTGGTCCAGGCacgggagccgggggggggggggggggtgtctggggTGAATTGTCTCTTGGCTGAGGGGGCGGGTGGGCGGAGGGAGAGTCTGAATGGAGGGGCTGGGCCCCACTCACCTGAGAGGCAGGGACTGCCCCAGGAGACTGTGGTCCAGAAGGTCGGGGAGGCAAGGTCTCTGATTagactcttccttccttccttcccccctcccccctcccccctccctccctccctccctccctccctcccttcctccttccttccttccttccttaaatatactagaggctcaggtcacggattcgtgcaccagtggggtccctcagtctggcctgtgccctcttgcaatccagtacCCCTCTGGGAATGTCGggctgccggtttcggcctgacccctgggtatcaggcctaaactggcagtccgacatcccccgagggatgtagcggTGTGCGAAGCGGCAGgcgaccagggaggagcccgagctgggACCGGCGCCGTGCTGCTCCAGCTCATCCTGGcccagccccgctgtgcctgccgccGCCGTggtagtgctgccgtggaggcgggagagtctCATGCTGTCCGgtcccggcttctggctgagcggcactcctgctgtgggagtgcactgaccaccaagggcgagctcctgcgttaagcatctgccccctggtggtcagtgcgcgtcatagctacctaTTGACTGGTCGTctggtcataacggttgcttaggtttttatatatatagatgtttattgatttctgagagaatgggagagggatagaaacatcaacgatgagagaaaatcattgattggctaccccctgcatgccccacactggggatcgaacccacaacccggacatgtgtcctgaccgggaactaaccatgacctcctggttcataggttgatgctcaaccacgagCATGCGGCCGGGCCTCTCtttttaaccaaaaagaaaataaaccccCTCATCGTTTGCTGTGGGTTGGGAAGAGGAGTGGAGAGAAGTAACGTCTAGCCTCTGCAGGGGGCTGTGAGCCAGCAGATGAGCACAGCGGTGCGTGTTGTGTGCTCTCTGGACGGGCCGGTGAGGACAGGGGGGGACAGGGGCCCGGGGGGCCGATGCGTCTTGGAGGAAATGGGGAGCACAGCACCAGGGATGTTTTGGAACTAAGATCAGAAGCTGTACGCTCACTGCACCCTGTTAAGCATCATTTCCTTTCTGAGGCTTGGAACTCAGGAGACCCAGGCCCCGAACCTGGTCCCAATCAGACCACCGGCAAGACTGCGGGCGGCCCCGGTAGGGAGGTTCCTGAAACAGAGCcgctccctctggcagcctgccCGGACGGGGCACGCCTGCTGGGTAGACAGCGGGAGGTCTGGTCCCTGGGACACCTCGAGAAACAGCCACCCGCACcagcctcagcccctcagccctctGTCAGGGGCCTGGCGGCCTGGGTTCAACTCGAACTTGGCCACTTCCTAACTCGGCTGCTCATGGACCTGCTCTGCGTAGCTTTCTCCTCTGGAAGACGGAGGTGGCAGTGCTGTGAGGACTGCGGGGCTGGGCGGGCCTGGGACACAGTGGCGGGTCGCTGCCTCCTCGCCTGGCCCTGGCGGGGACTCGCTCTCCCTGACATTCCGGCTTCAGCAGCCCAGGGTTCTCCTACGGCTCCCACCAGGTGGGGGCGGCTCCTGAGTTTCACGAGGGCCTGGCCTGGTGACAGGCCCGCCGCCCCTCCCCGTGAGGCTGGCTGGCGCGGGTCCTGGACTAGGAGCCGGAACCGTGGCTCTGGCCCCAGCTCGCCACATCCTCCGTGTCTCTCTcagggcctccctttccctgATGGCAGGACAACGGCTGGATCCCCCATTCTGAGGTCCCTCTGGCGTCCTCTGAGTTGGGACCTGGTGTTGTCCTCTCTGGCCATTGCTTTCCGCAGTACCCGCTGTCAGGGTTTGGGGAGGGACCCCgctttctgcctctctgtctgCCCCTCCTGACAGCCCCTCACCTCGCGCTCCGCCCTCCTACGTGGCAAGGTCCCGGCTCTTTGGGCATCTAGGTGCTGCCTAGGGGCTCCCGTTCTAACTGGGACAGTGTCCTGGCTGCTGtcgggggctggggcaggattGGGGGCCcggcgggtgggggcgggcagcCAGACTGTCACCTGCTTCTGGAGGCTCCtttgatggggtggggtgggggcggtaCTGGGACGTGGCAGCCTTTCCAGGGAAGGTGCCAGCGacgggagctcctgggagggaggttAGCTCAGGACCAGGCCGCCAGGCCCCTCTgcgctccctccctccgcaggggtgggaggcgtggtgggcgccctcctccctgcctggagCAAGCCAGCTCTTCCCTCCGGGCTGTGACGTGGGGAGAGGGGACGGGCTTTGTTCTCGGTGGGTCCACTCAGCCGCCCCAGCTCGTGCTCCCTAGGGGCGTGCCTGGCAGGCGGTCTGCGTGACCCCTCCCCTCCGTCTGGGCCTATCTGACCTCCTGGGCCAGCAGCTCGGGAGCACCGCCTGGTCTCAGGTCCTGCCCTGGGTCCTCTTCCGGAGGGCGGGCTGAGCCAGGGCTGCAgcgctgctgggggcggggggcaccttTGCACAACAGAGCAGCTTGGAAACAGTCCCGAGGGGTCGTGCCCAAGGCGCCCTCGCAGGGGACTGTCCCGAAGCCCTTCCCGTCTAGGGGAGCAGGGCTGCGCGCCCTTTGCTGCGCACTCGCTGGCGGGCAGACCGCGCCCTGCTCGGTACACTTCATCtttaattctcccaacaaccGGCGCTGCGTTCctcaggggcggggaggggctgggattgaacccacaactggtCACGTCTCCACGTCTGTGCCCTGTGCCGTCCCCACAGAGACCCCTactcccagggccctgcccccagtCCCCGTGGCTTCCTGTCTCACTCCCAGGAATTCAACCCTAAGTCCTGTCTGGCCCGCGGACCCTGTGCCTCGGTCCCTGCCTgaccctgggcctcagtctccccatctgccCCTTGGTCGCTCTGCTCCTGGAGCCTCAGAGACAGGAAGCTCAGTCCAGCCACTGGGAACGCCCACGGACGTCCGCAGCCTTGGGACTGATCCCTTCAGCATGTCAAGCGGCTCCCTCGCTCCCTGCAGACAGGGGCACCCCCACaccctccaggcagccttcccggACCACAGACATACCCCTCCCCTCGCTTTATTTCTTCACCTGTGCCAGGCACGGCCTCATTCCCTTTCCTCCCTAGCGGACAAGCTCGGACAAGCTCCGGGCGGCCACTGGGCCGGCCTTGTCCACAGAgtctccccaggcctggcctcagggCACAGTAGGTGGTTGATCAACTTCGGCAAAGGAGTGAGAGGGACTGATGCCGAAGGTCACTGTTTGTCCTCTAGGGTACGTTAAGCTTTGGGGGTGAGGTTTTGACAATATTGGCAAAGAATCTTACAATTAAGGCCAGGATTAGGCCCGACTggcatggcttggtggttgagcgtcggcctatgaaccaggaggacatggttcgattcccggtcggggcgcATGCCCAGGTATTGAGCaaataggaggcagccgatcaatgactctctcagcgttgatgtttctctctctctccacctcccttcttctctgaaatcaataaaaaaatattttttaaaaaaggccagGATTAGAGTGAGGCAAGTGAGGTGCCTGGGGTGCAAAATGTAAGGAGGTGTTGCCTGACCCGCTGGGGACACTGGGCTCCAGCCCAAGGGCTCCGTGGAGATGGTTGAAAGTGCTGGagaagaggggaaactgaggccagcacAAGCAAACTTTTCTCCAGGGTCTGCAGCTAGCAGAGCAGGCAGCacgaggggcagaggcaggtggcGGGCGGAGGGCTGCTGCCCGGTCTGTCCCTGGCGTGGCAGGGGATCGGGTCTCTCTACCCCAGCCTTGTGCTGCCCCACTTTACCCCCAGGCCACACCGATTACCCCTTGTGAGTATTgccgcccccaccctccctgaaCCCCCGACTACTTCAGCCAAAAGGGACGCCTCTGCATAGCTCTGCAGCTCCCACCACGTGCAGCGGGCgagccccctcccggccccactcccaccaggtgCAGCGGGCgagccccctcccggccccactcccaccaggtgCAGCGGACATGTCCCTcccggccccactcccaccaggtgCAGCGGACATGTCCCTcccggccccactcccaccaggtgCAGCGGGCgagccccctcctggccccactcccaccaggtgCAGCGGACATGTCCCTcccggccccactcccaccaggtgCAGCGGGCgagccccctcccggccccactcccaccaggtgCAGCGGACATGTCCCTcccggccccactcccaccaggtgCAGCGGACATGTCCCTcccggccccactcccaccaggtgCAGCGGGCATGTCCCTcccggccccactcccaccaggtgCAGCGGGCGTGTCCCTcccggccccactcccaccaggtgCAGCGGGCgagccccctcccggccccactcccaccaggtgCAGCGGACATGTCCCTcccggccccactcccaccaggtgCAGCGGACATGTCCCTcccggccccactcccaccaggtgCAGCgggcgtgccccccccccccccccccccgccccaccagccgGAGCCCTCACCACGTGTGCTCTGCCTGCAGTGCGGCCAGGGCTCGGCATGGAAGTCACGGTGCCCACCACCCTCAACGTGCTCAACGGCTCCGACGCGCGCCTGCCCTGCACCTTCAACTCCTGCTACACCGTGAGCCACAAGCACTTCTCCCTGAACTGGACCTACCAGGAGTGCGGCAACTGCTCTGAGGAGATGGTGAGTCCCGGTGGGCGTGGAGCCGGCCTGCCTGGCCCGGGGCCTGGGGGCCGTCTGCTCGGGCAGAAGGTGTGCTGtcctgcggggcctggggaggggtggcgATCTGGAGGTAACAGCCTGTCTCCACGTAAGAATGCTGGGAGGAGGCACCCGCTCCCCAGGGCTTGCCACCCTCTCAGCCTGCCCCTCGCCACCCCAGTTCCTCCAGTTCCGCATGAAGATCATCAACCTGAAGCTGGAGCGGTTCCGGGACCGCGTGGAGTTCTCGGGGAACCCCAGCAAGTACGACGTGTCCGTGACGCTGCGGAACGTGCAGCCGGAGGATGAGGGCCTCTACAGCTGCTACATCCTGAACCCGCCCGACCGCCACCGCGGCCACGGCAGGATCCGGCTGCGGGTCCTCATGGAGGGTgagcggggctgcagggccaTGGCTGGTCCTGGCAGTTACTCTCCGCCTGCGCCCAGGGAGGCGTCTCGGGGAGGCTGTCCTGCGGGGGGCGCTGGGGAGCCGCAGCTGAGGGTGGGCCCAGCACTGCTCTCTTCCCTCCAGTCCTTAGGGACCTGGGAGCGTGACTCCGAGAGTCCTTCTGATCAGGATGTTCAGAATCATTCTAGCAGCTTCCATTGATCGGGCACTCGATGTGTCTCAGGTCCAGGACCAAGCTCTAGCTGCAGCCTCTCACTCATCCCCAGGAGGCCTTAGGAGGGAGGAGCTGCGATTTCATAAGTGAGGAGGCAGAGGCTTGGAGAGGATAAGTATCTGCGATCAACCAGCTCATAAGGAATACAGTCAGGCCGCGAATTGGGTCTGTTTGACCTCAGAGtccatgccctcccctgctgcaccctcctgcttcccctggctgtcagggGCCTGGGATTCAGGGTGGGGACTCAGAGGCCAATGGCCGTGGCTGATTTTGGCTTTGACTAAAGTTCTTCCCACGAGGAGAGGGGAGTTGGGACCGCCCGCACCCCGGGAGCGGGGACGGGGGACGGCCCTTGCGGCCCTGACCCTCAGCGTCCGTCTCCTGTTCTCCCCCAGAGCCCCCCGAGCGGGACTCCACGGTGGCCGTGGTCGTGGGCGCCTCGGTCGGAGGCTTCCTGGCCGTGGTCATCTTGGTGCTGATGGTTGTGAAGTGtgtgaggaggaagaaggagcagAAGCTGAGCACCGATGACCTGAAGACGGAGGAGGAGGGCAAGACGGACGGCGAGGGCCACGCTGAGGACGGTGCCAAGTAGCGGCCGGCCtgcggcccccccgcccccccccccgcctgcacaGTGCCCCCTGCCTCTCGGTGTGTGTGCTTCTCTTGACCAGGTCCCAGGGCCGGCCTGCGCCTCCTGACCCCTCACTCTGTCCCCCCTCTGCACCAGTCACCCCCTCTTTCATGGGAGAAACCCGCTGTGGAGTATGGGATgtgagggccctggaggagggaggagggggtcccgCTGCccctgagaggagggggaggccgTGTGAGcgccccgggggcgggggtgagTGGTGGAGGGGTCCAGCGGTCTGCCTGCTCGCACGGGGATTCATCTGGGAGCAGCTTCAGAGGCacctgtggggggcggggctccccTGAGCCCCCAGCTCCTGCTGGCCGCCCTGCAGGCTGGGTGCTGATGGGCTCCTGGAAATCGGGGTGGGCATGAGCAAGGGCCTCGAAGGGAAGCCGAGATGGAGGCGAGTGGAGACGGCGGTCCCGGGCGCCCAGCTCCGCCCGCTCCTCCATGCGGTCTCTATTGGCTGGTGATGCCTGCGGTTTGGGCGAGAACAGCCCTGAAGGGCCGGCGCTGCTCACGGTCATGGTCACGGGCGGCGTGTGCTCCAGGTGGTGGTCATTTCCTGCCCAGAGTGCCCACCAGCAGGAGGCACATGCCAGTGCGGGGAGGGACCGGAGGGGGCGCCACTGTGAGCCGGGCctgggcacgggggggggggggccgcctcgcagcccctcccaggcccccagcAGTTTTCCTCGGGCTGGACTGGAGTGCGAAGGGAGGGCCGGGGAGGCGTGAGGGGAGCCTGTGGCCATGGCCGGGTCGGGTCtagagctcccccccccccccgccggctccCTGGGGAGAAGGGGGCGTTGGTGGGAGCAGTTTCCCTCCATGTTCCTCACATTGGGGGGCTCTCAGGAGAGGGAGCCGAGGTGAGAGGCCTTGGAAGACCCCAGAGGCCAACGAGCCACATCACTCCTGCTGCAcacgggaaactgaggctccagggaCAGAAAGGAGGGCCCTGCCCCTCCTCGGGCTGTCAGCCTCCAGTTTGAATGAACAGCCAGTTGTCCTggcgggagaggaggggagggggtgccctgctcctccccctgagAGGGGATGCccgaggcaggggtggggtgatgcctgaggcaggggtggggtgatgcctgaggcaggggtggggtgatgcctgaggcaggggtgggtgatgcctgaggcaggggtgggtgatgcctgaggcagggatgggtgatgcctgaggcagggatggggtgatgcctgaggcagggggtgatgcctgaggcagggatgggtgatgcctgaggcagggatggggtgatgcctgaggcagggatggggtgatgcctgaggcaggggtggggtgatgcctgaggcaggggtggggtgatgcctgaggcaggggtggggtgatgcctgaggcaggggggggtgatgcctgaggcagggggtgatgcctgaggcagggatgggtgatgcctgaggcaggggtggggtgatgCCTGAGGCAGGGATGGGGTGATGTCTGAGGCAGGGATGGGGTGATgcctgaggcaggggtgggtgatgcctgaggcagggatgggtgatgtctgaggcaggggtggggtgatgcctgaggcaggggtggggtgatgcctgaggcaggggtggggtgatgcctgaggcagggatggggtgatgcctgaggcagggatggggtgatgcctgaggcaggggtggggtgatgcctgaggcgggggtggggtgatgcctgaggcagggatggggtgatgcctgaggcaggggtggggtgatgcctgaggcagggggtgggtgatgcctgaggcaggggtggggtgatgcctgaggcaggggtggggtgatgcctgaggcaggggtggggtgatgcctgaggcaggggtggggtgatgcctgaggcaggggtggggtgatgcctgaggcagggatggggtgatgcctgaggcagggatggggtgatgcctgaggcaggggtggggtgtgggaatGGGCACAGAGACACTGGCATGCCCCTCCCGTGCCCCAGGTGGGCCTCCTCCGGGGGTTCTGGGAGCTCAGGTCCTGCACAGACTCAGGGAGGCGGAGCTCAGGGCGGGAAGgagcctggggagggtggggacaggacAGTGACCCTCAGGGACCACTCTCTGCCTCTGCCCGTCAGAAGGCCAATCAGGGGAGTGAGCATCTGGGAGATTCAGTTTAATTCACTTCCATTTACCATCCGTGTACTGAGcatctgccatgtgccaggcctgggaggTGCTGGTGTTGTACACAAAGCCATATGGAGCTGGGCGGCCAGGCCAGCACGTGGGACCACGATGAATTGGTGCATCGAATTCCCGTGTGCAGCCGCTGCtcccggggctggagggagggaggaagagtccgggaaggggctggaggccaggCGCAGGGGGGTGGGCAGCCAGCCCGGTGCGtcctggggtgggttgggggggtcCCGCCCACCAGGAAATTCTAACTCTGCTGCTCAGTACCCACCTGCCAACCCACACACTGCCGACGGGGTGGGCGAAGCCACCAGCATGCCCGGGCCAACCAGccgagaggggagagggggcggtgGGCGCCTCGCGCCGCGGGAACCAGGGTGGTGTGATAGCTTCTTCAGCCGCTTTTTGGCCCCCCTCGAGGCCCCCTCTCCTGGAAGGAGTGAGGGTCCGTGCTGAGCCGGGACGCCCCCTTTCCAGGACTCACACATTCCGGAGAATGATTGGTCAGATTCCCTGGGTTTATTCTAGGAAATCCTAACTCCCCATAAAGTAGCCCCAGGTGCCCGGGGCCCAGGGCGGCCTTCCTCCGTGTCCTCGGGGCACTGAGGCTGGGGACACCCAGCCCCTGTGAGGAGGGGGAAGCCGGTCCGCAGCCG contains:
- the SCN2B gene encoding sodium channel subunit beta-2; translation: MLRDAWLPRPAFGLTGLSLFFSLVRPGLGMEVTVPTTLNVLNGSDARLPCTFNSCYTVSHKHFSLNWTYQECGNCSEEMFLQFRMKIINLKLERFRDRVEFSGNPSKYDVSVTLRNVQPEDEGLYSCYILNPPDRHRGHGRIRLRVLMEEPPERDSTVAVVVGASVGGFLAVVILVLMVVKCVRRKKEQKLSTDDLKTEEEGKTDGEGHAEDGAK